Below is a window of Polyangiaceae bacterium DNA.
CCCAGAAGGGATTCCGTTGGCACGTCTGGGAGTCGGGGAGCTGGACCGATCGCGGGCTGGTTCCGGACACGCAGAGTCAGGGCGGCTCGAAGTTCAACAACCCAGTCATCCTCGCCCTCGCGGACGGCAGCTTCCACGTCGCCTGGGGACCCCCGTCGAGCTGGGGAGTGACGCACGACGTCTGGCTCCAGAGCCACGACGGCACGAGCTGGGGCGCGAAGCAGACCATCCGACCCGACTACACCGAGTACCTGGCGCTGGCGCCGCTACCCGGGAACCAGATCATGCTGATCGCCGGCATCGTGTGCCCGACCGCTTGCACGCAAGCGTTTCCCCTCGCGTACAGCACCGGCAAGGCGGGTCAGAGCTTCGGGGCTTTCGTGGACCTGCCCATCAAGGCGCCGGAGGCCAAGACTCCCTTCGTCTTCGTGCAGCCGGGCAGCGACGTCTTTCACCTGGTGAACCGCTGGTCCAAGCTCAGCTACCGGCGCTGGGACGGTAGCTCGTTCGGTCCAGAGACGCAGCTCCTCGCGGGCAGTGGCTACTCCGTGGGGTCGCCGGTGGTGTCGGCGACGCCGGACGGCTCGCCCGTCGCGGCGGGGGTCGAGTGGAAGGGCAGCGGCACCAACTGGGCCATCGACCACGTGCGGATGGTGCAGAGCGCGGGCACAGGCTGGCTACCGGGCGAAGAGGGCGAGAACGTGTCGGTGGTCAGCTCGGAGAAGACCGCCGTGAGCGCCGACGCCAATGGCGGCGTACACCTGTTCTACTTCGTGAAGGCGGGCGAGCTGAGCCACCGCTTCTCGAAGGCCGGTCAGTCATCGCCTGCAGAGATCCTGGCCACCGGCGTCACCTTCACCGGGCCGGAGACCGACAACTTGGCGGCGCAGTACACCGAACACCACGTGCACCTGATCGCGCCCGTCGACGGCGCGCTGCGGCACCTGGCCATCGACACCGACGCGAAGCCCGTCTCCGACGCGGGGGCCGACTCGGGCAGTGACGCGGGGAGCGGCGGCAGCGGCGGTCAGACCGGGCTCGACGCCGGCGGCTCGACGACTCCCGCGGACGAGGCGGCCTGCTCGTGTCGCGTCGGGGGGAGCAGCGAGCGTCTGCCGTGGTCGGTCCCGCTCTTGGCGATCGCCAGCGTGCTTCGCCGGATTCGCCAACGACGCGCGCGACTCGCCGAGCTCGAGCGTCGCGTGCGCGAGCTCCACGGCTGATCAGGGTTTTCTCGCGACGAGCTGCACCACGGCGCTCCGGCCGGAGTGGTACTTGCCCTCGTGGACCTCGCGCTCGGTCTCCAGCGCCACGAGCCACTCGAGCTCCCCGAAGTCGCGCTTCGCCAGCTCGAGCGAGTAGAGCATCTCCGGCAGCTTGGGGCCTCCGGTGCCGAGCTCGAGCTGCGCCGGCGTGTAGGCTTCCAGGATCAGCACGCCGCCCGGGCGCAGGCCAGACACGATCCCACGGTGCACCCTCTCGCGCAGCGCCGCGGGCAGGTGGCACCAGATGCTGACGATGCCAGCCCAGACCGAGGGCTCGATGGCGAAGTGCGCGAGGTCGCTCACCCGCGTGGTGAGCGACACGCCGCGCTCGGCGGCCAACGCCGCGGCCTTTCGAAGCCCGACGTCGGAGGCGTCCACGGCCGTGACGGCGTGACCGCGCCCTGCCAGGAAGACGGCGTTCCTGCCCTCGCCCTCGGCCAGACACAGGACCGGCCCGGCGGGGATGCGCTCGGCGACGCTGACCAAGAAATCGTTGGGCTCGGTGCCGTAGGCGTAGCCCGGCTCGGCGTAGCGCTGGTCCCACATGCGAGGGTGAGTCTACACCGGCGCGGCCGTGCTACGAAGGGCGCGCCATGACGATCGTGCTCCACCGCTTTCCGCTGAGCCACTACTCCGAGAAGGGGCGGGCGCTGCTCGACTTCAAGAAGCTGCCGTTCCGCATCGAAGAGCACCAGCTCGGGCTACCTCAGCTCGGCATCTACCGTCTGAGCGGTCAGCGCAAGGTGCCCGTCATCGACGACGCCGGGCGCATCGTCGCCGACTCGACGGAGATCGCGCTGTACCTGGAGGAGCGCTACCCCGAGCCGCACCTCCTGCCGGCGGACGCAGCCGCGCGCCGAGAGGTGCTGGAGCTCGAGGCGCGGCTCGATCGCTGGATGGGGAGCTACGCGCCGGTGGTCTGGTTCGACTGGTTCGTGCGAGAGCAGCCCGAGGAGGTGTCACGCCTGCTCCAGGTGGAGGTCTGGGGCGCGGGCCAGGGGCGCCTCGCCGCGGCGGCCATCCGCCCGTTGATGCGACTGTCCAAGGCCAGGAGCATCGTGAAGAAGTCGAGCGAGCGCACGCACACCTTGCTCAAGGAACTGTGCGAGCGGCTGGAGAAGTCCCCGTACCTGTGTGGGCAGAGCCCGAGCCTGGCGGACGTCGCGGCGGCGGGCCTGGCGTTCCACCTGGAGTTCCCCAAGACGCGTCACCTGGCCATCCCCGACTGGGAAGGCGTGGGCGTGCCCGGCTACGCCGACGCGCCCGAGTACGCGCGCTTCTTCGATTGGCGGCGGCGCTTCTACGCCGAGCAGCTGAGCTGAGGTCTCCTCCCTACGCTGAAAAGTACCGGAACCAGAGGTAGGCGGCCGCGAACAGGCCCTGGCACACGATGCCCCCGAGGCTCGCCCACACGAGCCACGGGCGCGGGCGGAGTTGGGGTTCGACCTCGGGGGCCAGCACCGCGCGATGGTTCAGCACGCTGAGCACGGGCGCCGTCAGGAACGACAGCGTCGTGGCGACGTCCACCAGCGTCGTGAGCGACTTCATCATCATCGCGATCACGAGCAGGGCGCCGGTCGAGAGCACGGCGATCGAGATCCAGTAGCTGCGCTTCTGCGCCGGCTCGTCGATCTCGGAGCGGTGCTTGGGTTCTGGCCCCCGAAGACGCGCGATCAGGACGGCGATGGAGCGCGGGAAGCCGTCCACGACGGTGAGCACCGTGGAGAACATCACCGCGAACGCGGCCGTCCCGATGATGGGGCGGCTCCAGTCGCCGAGCGTGGTGGCGTAGAGAGTGATCACCTGCCCGGCGAACGCGCCCGCCGAGTCCGGGAAGCGCTGGCCGCTGCCGTGCATCACGCCGGCGCCCATCAAGAGGAAGCAGAGCGCCAAGAACGCCGTGCCCAGATAGCCCACGTGGAAGTCGAACGACGACTCGCTGAGCGTGGGCTCGTGCTTCGTGTCGGCTTGGCGGGCCAGGGTCCAGAGCGACTGCCAGACCGCCACGTCGATGGCGGACGGCATCCAACCGACCAGCGCCGCGACGAAGAAGATGGTGGCGCGGTCCATCTGCCCTGGGCTCAGCCAGAAGCTCGACCCGGCGAGGTCGAGCCGAGGCAGCGCCAGGGCCGTGGCCGCGAGCGTGGACAGCGTGAGCACCGCCACCAGCACCTTGTTGACGCGATCGAGCCAGTGGTAGCGACCCACCGCCAAGAGCGCCGCGCAGATGCCGATCAGCGCGCCGCTCACGACCACCGGGCTGGCCCGGAGGCCCAGGACCGCGATCGCGAGGCCGGCGGTGACGAAGGTCACCGCGGCGAGCACCGTGAACATCGTGCCGATGGTCAAGAGCGCGTAGACCACGAGCGCCCAGCGGCCTTGGCGCCGGTAGCCTTCCAAGAGAGACGTGCGGGTGGCGACCGCGTAGTGCGGGCCGAAGCGGAACGCGGGGTACTTGATGGCGTTGGCGACCAGCACCAGGCCGATCAGCGACAGGCCGTAGACGGCGCCGGCGCGCGTGGACTGCACCAGATGCGACACGCCGACGGCCGCGGCAGCGAACAGGAGGCCTGGACCCAGTGCTTGTAGTCTTCCCCGTCCGGTCGTGCCCATCGCCCGGGGGGCAGCTTAGCGCGGGCCAGGGCCGCTGCGCAGCGGAAGCGAGTCAAGGAAAGCCCAGCGGCAGCGGCGCCTCTTTGCCCAGCGCCGGCAGCGGGAAGCGCACCAGGCGCCCGTGCTCGAAGCGCAGGAACACGCGCGACGGGTCGTCCAGGCTGCCGGAGAAGCGGTAGCGGATCCGGGACGGTGCCCAGCCGCGCACCTCGACGATCTCGACGTCGAGGCCGGGCACGCTGAATCGCTGCCCGACCCGGAACGGCTCGTCGGGGTTCTCCTGGCGCCGCTCGTCGTAGTTGAAGAAGGCGGTGCTCGGGTCCGAGGAGCGGAGCTCCAGCGCGTCGTCGGCGACGCGCGCGACGGTCAAGGGCGTGAGGGCGCTCGCCAACGTACGCCAGCTCTTGGGCAGCGGGCTGCCGTGCTCGTGGCGCACGCGCACCGTGTAGTTCACGGCCACCAGATCCGCCGGCTGGTTCAGCAGCACCAGCTCTTCTCGGGCGACCTTGGAGTCGTCGATCTCCGAGTCGAGGGCGGCTCGGATGAGGCGGGCCGTGTCGTCGCGGTGAGCCTTCGACTGCGCGCGGGCAGCCAGCGGCGAGAGGGCGAGGTGCAGGAGCGCGAGCGGTAGACACAGGAGCGCGAGCAACCACGCGGCCACCCTGCGGCGCCCGCCGGCGTCGCCGAGCGGCCGGAGCGCGCCCCAGAACGCCGCGGCGAGGACCAGGCTCCCGCCCATGCTGGGGACCAAGAGCAGACGCACTCCCGGTACCGTGCCCGAGAGCGGCAGCAGTGCCAGCACCACGCCGAGCGCGTAGCCCGCGAAGCGTCGCGGCAGCGGCGCAGGCAGGTTGCCGAGCGCCCGAGCGACCAGGAGCGCCACCACCGCGAGGGGAACGACCGCCCAGAAGAGGAGCGGCGAGCGCTCGACCAGCGCGACGTAGACGGCCTCGCCGGGCAACAGCAGGAGCTCGGTCGACAACATCGACGGCACACGGACCAAGGCGCCCCGCAGAAATCCGAGCGGGGATTCGAGGGGGCTCACGTAAACCGAGCCGCCGCTGGCGCCGTAGCCGCCGAGCACGTGGACTGCCGCGTAGAGCGCCGCTGGGACGGCGGCGAAGCTCGCGGCGCGCAGGCGGGCCGGGAGCGGACCCTGCATCGCCACCAGCTCGTGGGTCAGCACGAAGGCGAGCGCGCAGATGGCGTATTCGCCACCCAGGAAGGACAGCGCGAAGCCGGCGCTGCACAGCCAGCCGGCACGCTGCGAGCCGGTGTCCCGGTGCACGTGGTAGCCCCAGAGGCCCAGCGCGGCGAAGGTGGCAGAGATCAGCGTCGCGCGGTTACAGAGCCAAGCCACAGGCGAGACGAGCGCGACGTCGAAGCCCACCAGCGCCGTCGCCAAGAGCGCCACGGGCGTCGGGAGCAAGCGCCGCGCCAGCGCGTGGAAGCTGGCGAGGAACGCCAGGAGCCAAGCCACCGAGTGCAGGTGCATGGAGAAGAGCGAGAGCCCGAGCACCCGATGCTCGAGCCAGAGGAGCAGGCTGGGCAAGGGGCGGAGCAGGCTCAGCCGGAGCTCCGGCGGGATCCACCAGGGCAGCGTGCCGCTCGCCGTCAGCGCTCCGAGCTCGTGGGCTCCGCCGTAGAAGGCGTACAGGTTCCAGGGCGCGCGAGCGATGGGATAGGTCCCGTCCAGCATCGCGCGCTGCAGGTAGTCGTCCGCGAACAGGGGCGTGCCGAGGCCAGGCGCGTGCAGCCAGACGACGACTGCGGCGATCGCGCCAAGCCCCGCGCAGGCCCACGCGCGGGGGGTCATGGGGTCTTGGCCCGGGCCGCCACGGCTTGCCCGCCCTCGCGCGGATCGGCGAACCCGTACGCGACTCCGTCTGCCAGCAAGATGTTGTTGGCGTCCCCCATCGGGATGGTCTTCTTGCTCAGCGCGTGACCGAGCTTCCGGAGGCCCTCCAGGGTCGCCTTGGGCGGCGGGCGCGCGCGCTCGTAGCGCACCTCGTCGGGGACGAAGCTGTGGTGCAAGCGCCCGCTCTCGACGGCGCGGTCGAGGGTCATGCCGTGATCGACCAGGTTTCGGAAGACCTGGGCGACGGTGCTCGGGATGGTGTCGCCGCCGGGGGAGCCGAGCACGAGCAGGAGCTCGCCGTCGCGGGTGACCAGCGTCGGAGCCATGCTGCTGATGGTGCGGCGCCCGCCCTCGGGCTGGTTCTCGCCCACGCTGGCGAAGGAGGCGACGGCATTATTGAGCACGATGCCGGTGCCGGGGACCACGATCTTCGCGCCGAAACCCGCGGAGAGGGTCGTGGTGCAGC
It encodes the following:
- a CDS encoding glutathione S-transferase family protein, whose translation is MTIVLHRFPLSHYSEKGRALLDFKKLPFRIEEHQLGLPQLGIYRLSGQRKVPVIDDAGRIVADSTEIALYLEERYPEPHLLPADAAARREVLELEARLDRWMGSYAPVVWFDWFVREQPEEVSRLLQVEVWGAGQGRLAAAAIRPLMRLSKARSIVKKSSERTHTLLKELCERLEKSPYLCGQSPSLADVAAAGLAFHLEFPKTRHLAIPDWEGVGVPGYADAPEYARFFDWRRRFYAEQLS
- a CDS encoding class I SAM-dependent methyltransferase; amino-acid sequence: MWDQRYAEPGYAYGTEPNDFLVSVAERIPAGPVLCLAEGEGRNAVFLAGRGHAVTAVDASDVGLRKAAALAAERGVSLTTRVSDLAHFAIEPSVWAGIVSIWCHLPAALRERVHRGIVSGLRPGGVLILEAYTPAQLELGTGGPKLPEMLYSLELAKRDFGELEWLVALETEREVHEGKYHSGRSAVVQLVARKP
- a CDS encoding divalent metal cation transporter; translated protein: MSHLVQSTRAGAVYGLSLIGLVLVANAIKYPAFRFGPHYAVATRTSLLEGYRRQGRWALVVYALLTIGTMFTVLAAVTFVTAGLAIAVLGLRASPVVVSGALIGICAALLAVGRYHWLDRVNKVLVAVLTLSTLAATALALPRLDLAGSSFWLSPGQMDRATIFFVAALVGWMPSAIDVAVWQSLWTLARQADTKHEPTLSESSFDFHVGYLGTAFLALCFLLMGAGVMHGSGQRFPDSAGAFAGQVITLYATTLGDWSRPIIGTAAFAVMFSTVLTVVDGFPRSIAVLIARLRGPEPKHRSEIDEPAQKRSYWISIAVLSTGALLVIAMMMKSLTTLVDVATTLSFLTAPVLSVLNHRAVLAPEVEPQLRPRPWLVWASLGGIVCQGLFAAAYLWFRYFSA